A window of Mucilaginibacter paludis DSM 18603 contains these coding sequences:
- the metK gene encoding methionine adenosyltransferase: MSYLFTSESVSEGHPDKVADQISDALIDNFLAFDPESKVACETLVTTGQVILAGEVKSKTYLDVQKIARDVINKIGYTKAEYMFDGSSCGVLSAIHEQSPDINQGVDRQSKEEQGAGDQGMMFGYATVETDNYMPLALDIAHAILITLAEIRRENTQVTYLRPDAKSQVTLEYDDNNQPVRIDAIVVSTQHDDFDDEKIMLEQIRKDIISILIPRVKSKYPKYEHFFNDDIKYHINPTGKFVIGGPHGDTGLTGRKIIVDTYGGKGAHGGGAFSGKDPSKVDRSAAYATRHIAKNLVAAGVCDEVLVQVSYAIGVAQPMGIYVNTYGTAKVKLTDGQIAQKVEAIFDMTPYAIETRFKLRNPIYLETAAYGHFGKPHQTVSKTFTLPDGTAKTMEVELFTWEKLDYTDKVKAAFGI, from the coding sequence ATGTCATACCTATTTACTTCAGAGTCGGTATCAGAAGGCCATCCTGATAAAGTTGCCGATCAAATATCCGACGCATTAATTGACAATTTCCTGGCATTTGATCCAGAATCTAAAGTAGCATGTGAAACATTAGTTACCACCGGGCAGGTAATTTTAGCCGGCGAGGTGAAATCAAAAACTTACCTGGATGTGCAAAAAATAGCCCGCGATGTAATTAACAAAATTGGCTATACCAAAGCCGAATATATGTTCGACGGAAGTTCTTGCGGTGTATTATCGGCTATTCATGAGCAATCTCCGGATATCAACCAGGGTGTTGACCGCCAATCCAAAGAAGAACAGGGGGCTGGCGACCAGGGCATGATGTTTGGCTACGCTACAGTTGAAACCGATAATTATATGCCGCTGGCGTTAGATATTGCTCACGCGATATTGATCACCCTGGCCGAGATACGCCGTGAAAATACCCAGGTAACCTATTTACGGCCCGACGCAAAATCGCAGGTTACGCTCGAGTACGATGATAATAACCAGCCTGTGCGCATTGATGCCATTGTGGTTTCAACCCAACATGATGATTTTGACGATGAGAAAATCATGCTGGAGCAGATCCGAAAAGACATTATCAGCATCTTAATTCCGCGCGTTAAAAGCAAATATCCTAAATACGAGCACTTTTTTAACGACGATATTAAATACCACATTAACCCAACCGGAAAGTTTGTGATAGGAGGCCCCCACGGTGATACTGGCTTAACCGGCCGGAAAATTATTGTGGATACCTACGGCGGCAAAGGCGCCCATGGTGGTGGCGCTTTTTCTGGTAAAGATCCATCCAAGGTTGACCGCTCCGCGGCGTATGCTACCCGCCACATTGCTAAAAATTTAGTAGCCGCCGGCGTTTGCGATGAGGTTCTGGTACAAGTATCATACGCCATTGGCGTGGCACAGCCGATGGGCATTTACGTAAATACCTATGGAACTGCCAAAGTTAAATTAACCGACGGCCAAATTGCCCAAAAGGTTGAGGCGATATTTGACATGACGCCCTACGCAATTGAAACACGTTTTAAGCTTCGTAACCCCATTTATTTAGAAACTGCCGCTTACGGGCACTTTGGTAAACCTCACCAAACGGTTAGTAAAACCTTTACTTTACCCGATGGTACTGCCAAAACAATGGAGGTTGAATTATTTACCTGGGAAAAGCTGGACTATACTGATAAGGTTAAAGCCGCATTCGGTATTTAA
- a CDS encoding M16 family metallopeptidase, producing the protein MAQYENPLPVDPNVKVGKLPNGFTYYVRKNVEPKNRAILYLATKIGSVLEDDNQRGVAHFVEHMGFDGTTHYPKNELINYLQKAGVRFGADINAFTSFDETVYQLPIPTDDPSILSNGIQIIRDWAQEATLDPAEIDKERNVILEEKRLRSGSGERINGKIYPLVLNNSRYGKRMPIGTEDVLTAVKPETIKQFYHDWYRPDLEAIIAVGDFDVDKIVQTIKDKFSDLKNPENEKERTVYHVSLTDGHQFGVITDQEHRGTSAEILLKRQATVMRTEADYINNITLSMFNILIQSRYRELKISGNPEIANTSAGVKLYPGGINVYDAHVGTVPQNLEASLKSIWRESVKAAKFGFTHDEFVKAYRTFYGSKTYAYQHRDKITSATYVNQYLNNFLRGDAIPGEWEDMKLTEYLLPKISLLSVDQFCNQYISSSNRDIIILGAEKDKDELPDMQTVEGWLNDVLKEDIAVPTDADVKNQPLIAKKPSKSKITSQKLIDGIHVTELVLSNGLKVAIKPTHFENSLIRFTSFGIGGTDPYDQGTDRLSAVTSAAIIKAGGLGDFTATQLKQFLENHQVIVSPYIDRYFEGIAGTCTTRNLEIALQMINQYFTNPRKDSLAYNTYLNKLKTAAANRSPDNDSVAKGRNLNEISLNRVYDIYKERFCNAADFTFVFVGDLDVKDIVPLLERYLGSLPSTSHPDNYATVKPAPFIRKSKITYSGIEPKANVTLRFLGNYNYSNENNTQLQALTEVLKIRLVERLRLQERAIYHTDVYYNITTVPNSRFTFTINFVCAPQNVEKLSMDALDEITQIKNTGPDAVNVEKYKAARKRLMETQLNNNTFWLNYLSQQYVNQADATEVLNYAAMADQVTPESIKTWANKYLTTENYERRLVLPETAKK; encoded by the coding sequence ATGGCCCAATACGAAAATCCTCTTCCGGTTGATCCTAATGTAAAAGTGGGTAAGCTGCCTAATGGCTTTACTTATTATGTACGTAAAAATGTGGAGCCTAAAAACCGTGCTATTTTATATTTGGCAACCAAAATAGGCTCTGTTTTGGAGGATGATAATCAACGGGGGGTGGCTCACTTTGTTGAACACATGGGCTTTGACGGAACAACCCATTATCCCAAAAACGAATTAATTAATTACCTGCAAAAAGCTGGCGTACGCTTTGGCGCCGACATAAATGCCTTCACCAGTTTTGACGAAACAGTTTACCAATTGCCCATACCCACAGACGATCCGTCGATTTTAAGCAACGGCATTCAAATTATCAGGGATTGGGCACAGGAGGCCACGCTGGATCCGGCGGAGATTGACAAAGAACGGAATGTTATATTAGAGGAAAAGCGACTGAGAAGCGGCAGTGGAGAGAGGATTAACGGCAAGATATATCCGTTAGTTTTAAACAACTCAAGGTATGGCAAACGCATGCCCATTGGTACAGAGGATGTACTAACCGCTGTTAAGCCTGAAACAATTAAACAATTTTACCACGATTGGTACCGGCCAGACCTGGAAGCCATTATTGCCGTAGGCGATTTTGATGTAGATAAAATTGTACAAACCATTAAAGACAAATTTAGCGATCTTAAAAACCCTGAAAACGAAAAGGAAAGAACAGTATATCATGTATCGCTTACAGACGGCCATCAGTTTGGAGTAATAACAGATCAAGAGCATCGCGGAACTTCTGCCGAAATATTATTGAAGCGCCAGGCTACGGTTATGCGTACCGAAGCCGATTACATCAACAATATTACACTATCGATGTTTAACATATTGATTCAAAGCCGCTATCGCGAATTAAAAATCTCCGGCAATCCAGAAATTGCAAACACCTCGGCAGGGGTAAAATTATATCCCGGCGGCATCAACGTTTATGATGCACACGTCGGCACGGTGCCACAAAACCTTGAAGCGAGTTTAAAAAGCATCTGGCGCGAATCCGTTAAGGCAGCTAAGTTCGGTTTTACACATGATGAATTTGTTAAAGCCTACAGAACCTTTTACGGATCGAAAACCTACGCTTATCAGCATCGCGACAAAATCACATCGGCGACTTATGTTAATCAATATTTAAACAATTTTTTGAGAGGCGATGCTATTCCGGGCGAATGGGAGGATATGAAACTAACCGAATACCTGTTACCCAAAATCAGTTTACTGAGTGTCGATCAATTTTGTAATCAATATATTTCAAGCTCCAACAGGGATATTATCATTTTGGGGGCAGAAAAAGATAAGGATGAACTGCCGGATATGCAAACCGTGGAAGGCTGGTTAAACGATGTATTAAAAGAAGATATTGCAGTGCCAACAGATGCTGATGTTAAAAACCAACCGTTGATAGCCAAAAAACCGTCTAAAAGCAAAATCACATCTCAAAAATTGATAGACGGTATTCACGTTACAGAGCTTGTTCTGAGCAACGGCTTAAAAGTAGCTATTAAGCCAACCCACTTTGAAAATAGTTTGATCCGCTTTACATCATTTGGCATTGGCGGTACTGATCCGTATGATCAGGGTACCGACCGTTTATCAGCTGTAACCTCGGCAGCAATTATCAAAGCCGGGGGCTTAGGCGACTTTACGGCTACGCAGCTGAAACAATTTCTCGAAAATCATCAGGTCATAGTTAGCCCCTACATCGATAGATACTTTGAGGGTATTGCCGGCACTTGTACTACCCGAAACCTGGAAATTGCGTTACAAATGATTAACCAGTACTTTACCAATCCGCGTAAAGACTCATTGGCCTATAACACTTATTTAAATAAACTTAAAACAGCCGCTGCTAACCGCAGCCCAGATAACGATTCAGTGGCGAAGGGCCGCAACTTAAATGAGATCAGCTTAAACCGGGTGTATGATATTTATAAAGAGCGCTTTTGCAATGCCGCCGATTTCACTTTTGTTTTTGTTGGCGATCTGGATGTTAAGGATATTGTCCCTTTATTAGAACGCTATTTGGGTTCATTGCCATCAACCAGCCATCCGGACAATTATGCAACCGTAAAACCCGCGCCATTTATCCGGAAATCAAAAATCACTTACTCCGGCATCGAGCCAAAGGCCAATGTAACCCTGCGCTTTTTGGGAAATTATAACTACAGCAATGAAAACAACACCCAACTACAGGCACTAACCGAGGTACTTAAAATACGCCTGGTTGAACGCCTTCGCTTGCAGGAAAGGGCAATTTATCATACAGATGTGTATTATAACATAACTACCGTACCCAACAGCCGGTTTACATTTACAATTAATTTTGTTTGCGCCCCCCAGAATGTGGAGAAACTAAGCATGGACGCTTTAGATGAGATTACTCAGATTAAAAATACTGGCCCGGATGCGGTTAATGTTGAAAAGTACAAGGCTGCCCGGAAACGTTTAATGGAAACTCAGCTCAACAATAACACCTTTTGGCTCAATTACCTTTCTCAACAATACGTTAATCAAGCGGATGCGACCGAAGTGCTCAACTATGCAGCAATGGCAGACCAGGTTACGCCCGAAAGCATCAAAACATGGGCTAACAAATATTTAACAACCGAAAACTATGAGCGCAGGCTGGTTTTACCGGAAACAGCTAAAAAATAA
- a CDS encoding NUDIX domain-containing protein, whose product MHNPEENPWKITSESAIYDNPWINVTEYQVLNPAGNPGIYGKIHFKNLAIGVLPLDDELNTYLVGQYRFPLNQYSWEMPEGGGAFDATPLASAQRELLEETGLKANKWTEIQRMHLSNSVSDELSILYLAQHLEQFEPEPEETEQLVIKKLPFEELYQMVCSGLVTDSMTVAAVLKVKIMLMENMLF is encoded by the coding sequence ATGCATAATCCCGAAGAAAATCCCTGGAAAATCACTTCCGAAAGCGCTATTTATGATAACCCCTGGATTAATGTAACGGAATACCAGGTGCTTAATCCTGCTGGCAATCCGGGTATTTACGGAAAGATTCACTTTAAAAACCTGGCCATTGGCGTTTTACCGCTCGACGATGAACTGAACACCTACCTGGTAGGCCAATACCGTTTCCCGCTTAACCAATATAGCTGGGAGATGCCCGAAGGGGGCGGGGCTTTTGATGCCACTCCTTTGGCGTCCGCACAACGGGAGCTTTTAGAAGAAACCGGCTTAAAGGCTAACAAATGGACCGAAATACAACGCATGCATCTTTCAAATTCTGTATCTGATGAATTGAGTATTTTGTACCTGGCCCAGCATCTGGAGCAATTTGAACCGGAACCTGAAGAAACAGAGCAACTGGTGATCAAAAAATTACCTTTTGAGGAGTTGTATCAAATGGTGTGTAGCGGCCTGGTAACAGATTCAATGACGGTAGCTGCCGTTTTAAAAGTAAAGATTATGCTGATGGAGAATATGCTTTTTTAA
- a CDS encoding lysophospholipid acyltransferase family protein, giving the protein MNKFFGYLLTPGYYLFFWFWLGIFHPTQWLAYNIGGYKAHKAVVDLMNFFLVATCYLLGNRVTFTNVQTLPTNRPIIFLANHQSMYDIPPIIWFLRKHHAKFISKIELTKGIPSISYNLRHGGGANIDRKDTKQSIMEIVKLANRMTENNWSAVIFPEGTRAKDGKAKTFQVGGVATILKKCPQALLVPLAIDNSWRMVQYGFFPLSALEHITLKVLPPIEPGNTPVEQLVLKAEMDIKRALGQA; this is encoded by the coding sequence ATGAACAAATTTTTTGGATACCTGCTAACTCCTGGTTATTACCTGTTTTTTTGGTTTTGGCTGGGCATATTTCATCCTACCCAATGGCTGGCCTACAATATAGGCGGCTATAAGGCCCATAAAGCAGTTGTTGACCTGATGAACTTTTTTTTGGTAGCCACCTGCTATTTATTGGGTAACAGGGTAACCTTTACTAATGTGCAAACGCTGCCAACCAACCGACCCATTATTTTTTTGGCCAACCATCAAAGTATGTATGATATCCCGCCAATTATCTGGTTTCTAAGGAAGCACCATGCTAAATTTATTTCAAAAATTGAACTTACCAAAGGTATCCCTTCCATATCGTATAATTTAAGGCACGGTGGTGGCGCCAATATCGACAGGAAGGATACCAAACAATCCATTATGGAGATTGTAAAACTGGCCAACCGCATGACGGAAAACAACTGGTCGGCCGTAATTTTCCCGGAAGGCACCCGAGCCAAAGATGGTAAGGCCAAAACTTTCCAGGTAGGCGGCGTAGCCACTATATTAAAAAAATGTCCGCAGGCTTTACTGGTTCCTTTGGCTATTGATAATTCGTGGCGTATGGTGCAGTACGGCTTTTTTCCGTTAAGCGCTTTAGAGCATATTACACTTAAAGTATTGCCACCAATTGAGCCCGGCAACACGCCGGTTGAACAATTGGTATTAAAAGCAGAAATGGATATTAAACGAGCTTTAGGTCAGGCCTGA
- a CDS encoding L,D-transpeptidase scaffold domain-containing protein, with amino-acid sequence MGKALFATTNNKVFKDITPEGFSAVFQKKLIDQKARLTNPKIIVAYYEQHDYDPVLIMEHLDKQDLKVLPKYLQKSNEHGLDPKMFQTEKLKAMLAKLYDKNGIKTIDEAYQDMAELELTMANSLINYSNALQFGVMNPRRIYANYYTQTKRPDSISMSHVFEVKSFKTFLDSIQPKDPQYLALQKALVGTTAAPGMSAEETQRAILVNLERLRWKNKPSESKYVLVNIPDYQLNFMDNGKSILNMKVCVGEGRNKDHSHNLVEYDDSYQIDRPFSRETPQLNSMIYVAEVNPVWNIPQSIASKEIIVEAAKDPYYLSNKNIVVYKGGQEVEDPETIKWATLSENEKASYSFKQKPGDDNSLGKIKFLFKNSTNVYLTILRPSRHLLNRCGR; translated from the coding sequence ATGGGCAAGGCCCTCTTCGCAACAACCAATAATAAGGTTTTTAAAGATATTACACCCGAGGGATTCTCGGCTGTATTTCAAAAAAAACTTATTGATCAAAAAGCCAGGCTAACCAACCCTAAAATTATTGTAGCTTATTATGAGCAGCATGACTATGATCCGGTTTTGATCATGGAGCATTTAGATAAACAGGACTTGAAGGTTTTGCCTAAGTATCTGCAAAAATCAAACGAGCATGGCCTGGACCCCAAAATGTTCCAAACCGAAAAATTAAAAGCGATGCTTGCTAAGCTGTACGACAAAAACGGTATCAAAACCATCGACGAAGCCTACCAGGATATGGCTGAGTTGGAACTAACCATGGCTAACTCGCTTATCAACTATTCAAACGCCCTACAGTTTGGCGTAATGAATCCGCGACGTATTTATGCCAATTATTATACCCAAACCAAGCGGCCCGACAGTATATCAATGAGCCACGTTTTTGAAGTTAAAAGCTTTAAAACTTTTTTAGACAGTATTCAACCTAAGGACCCCCAATACCTTGCTCTGCAAAAAGCATTGGTGGGAACTACTGCCGCACCGGGCATGTCGGCAGAAGAAACTCAGCGTGCCATATTGGTTAACCTGGAACGCTTACGCTGGAAAAACAAACCTTCTGAAAGCAAATATGTGTTAGTGAACATCCCTGATTATCAATTAAACTTTATGGACAATGGCAAATCTATCTTGAATATGAAGGTTTGTGTAGGCGAAGGCCGCAATAAAGACCACAGCCACAACCTGGTTGAGTATGATGACAGCTATCAGATAGACAGGCCTTTTTCCCGTGAAACACCCCAGTTAAACAGCATGATTTATGTTGCCGAAGTAAACCCCGTATGGAATATTCCGCAAAGCATTGCCAGCAAAGAAATTATAGTAGAGGCCGCAAAGGACCCCTATTACTTATCAAATAAAAATATTGTAGTATACAAAGGTGGCCAAGAGGTAGAAGACCCTGAAACCATCAAATGGGCGACATTATCAGAAAATGAAAAGGCATCGTACTCTTTTAAACAAAAACCCGGCGACGACAATTCATTAGGCAAAATTAAGTTTTTGTTTAAAAATTCTACCAATGTTTACCTCACGATACTCCGGCCAAGCAGGCATTTGCTAAACCGATGCGGGCGGTAA
- a CDS encoding murein L,D-transpeptidase catalytic domain family protein: MRKTLLWVPCALFVFSLALTSPVYKSENLSFKDSTSNSSLSLSSQLFNQYVDNIYQIASLQSVGLDAAVFKKAITGYYNLKMANKLSANSSVITIVDLAKSSCTKRMWIVDLLSKKLLLNTWVAHGQRSGDDMACRFSNDVDSFESSIGFYVTDNVYMGKHGRSLRLNGMDEGFNDRANERDIVLHAAEYVGPGSIKALGRLGRSQGCPAVSPLVADRIINIIKGKNVLFVNGNVDNYNSRYLNPDQAARIAFQDNEESLERRVL, from the coding sequence ATGAGAAAAACATTGTTGTGGGTTCCGTGTGCTTTGTTTGTTTTTTCATTAGCTTTAACCAGCCCGGTTTACAAATCAGAAAATCTATCCTTTAAAGATTCAACATCCAATTCCTCTCTTTCTTTATCCAGCCAGCTGTTTAATCAGTATGTTGATAACATTTATCAAATTGCCAGTTTACAATCAGTTGGTTTAGATGCTGCTGTGTTTAAAAAGGCCATTACCGGGTATTATAATCTAAAAATGGCCAATAAACTGTCGGCTAACAGTTCTGTGATCACCATTGTTGATCTGGCGAAGTCGAGTTGTACCAAACGGATGTGGATAGTTGATCTGCTCAGTAAGAAACTGTTGTTGAATACCTGGGTGGCGCATGGGCAACGGAGCGGTGATGATATGGCATGCCGTTTCTCTAACGATGTAGACTCTTTTGAAAGCAGCATTGGTTTTTATGTTACAGATAATGTTTACATGGGTAAACACGGGCGTTCGTTAAGGCTTAACGGCATGGACGAAGGTTTTAACGACCGGGCCAACGAGCGTGATATTGTTTTGCACGCCGCAGAATATGTTGGCCCGGGTTCCATCAAGGCATTAGGGCGCTTGGGGCGCAGCCAGGGCTGTCCGGCGGTTTCTCCGCTGGTGGCCGATCGTATTATCAATATCATTAAAGGCAAAAACGTTTTGTTTGTTAATGGTAATGTTGATAACTACAATTCAAGGTATCTTAATCCTGATCAGGCGGCGCGTATTGCTTTCCAGGATAACGAAGAATCGTTGGAAAGAAGGGTGTTATAG
- a CDS encoding LytR/AlgR family response regulator transcription factor encodes MIRCLVVDDEPLALHILEDYISKIPFLTLVKSTTNPIEALSLVQNGEVDLVFLDVQMPELTGIQFLKIANGKVKVILTTAYSQYALEGYELDVVDYLLKPIAFDRFYKSVQKAQTIISPLTAPAVVAKEEAPKQDILTDFIFVKTEHKIQKVYLHDILFIEGLKDYISIFTSTERIITLQIMKKMEEALPEKHFIRVHKSYIVALNKIDSIERSRIWIKDKIIPVGDTYRDQFFKIIDAKNI; translated from the coding sequence ATGATCAGATGTTTGGTAGTTGACGATGAGCCCTTGGCCTTACATATTCTGGAAGATTATATCAGTAAAATTCCGTTTTTAACCTTAGTTAAATCAACAACAAATCCCATAGAAGCACTTTCGCTGGTTCAAAATGGCGAGGTTGATCTGGTTTTTCTGGATGTGCAAATGCCAGAATTAACCGGGATACAATTTTTAAAGATTGCCAACGGCAAGGTAAAGGTTATTTTAACTACCGCCTATTCGCAATATGCCCTTGAGGGTTATGAATTAGATGTGGTTGATTATCTTTTGAAGCCTATCGCATTCGATAGGTTTTATAAATCGGTACAAAAAGCTCAAACCATTATCAGCCCGTTAACGGCACCTGCGGTTGTGGCAAAGGAAGAGGCACCGAAGCAAGATATATTAACAGATTTTATTTTTGTTAAAACTGAGCATAAAATTCAAAAAGTTTACCTGCACGACATTTTGTTTATTGAAGGATTAAAGGATTATATTTCTATTTTCACATCTACCGAACGCATCATTACGTTACAGATTATGAAGAAGATGGAAGAGGCGCTACCCGAGAAGCATTTTATACGCGTGCATAAATCGTACATAGTAGCCCTAAATAAAATTGACAGCATAGAGCGCAGCCGCATCTGGATTAAAGACAAGATCATTCCGGTAGGCGATACTTACCGCGATCAGTTTTTTAAAATCATTGATGCTAAAAATATTTAA
- a CDS encoding sensor histidine kinase produces the protein MKKIWQVFWHVFFWVSMIAFFVFITHSNTKISVGGLIVIFVVYGLINIGLFYVNFLLFIPWYLNQKKYLRYNITILIFMLVLGFIKYGVALIFKDYILIRNKGNLHEVTSFGHYYISAFFTSLVFVFLSTVLKFTLDWFLNERIQRDLENQRLSAELAFLKSQINPHFLFNSLNSIYSLAYQRSETTPDAILKLSEIMRYMLYECNDNRVDLSKELLYLENYIGLQKIRYGNKAFVDFNVNGIINNQQIVPLLLISFIENAFKHGVANDPATPIHIKMDVEPHHLYFKMENKKHRFNKDSGGGIGLNNVKRRLDLLYPGRYQLKIDDGEEVYTSELSLDL, from the coding sequence ATGAAAAAGATTTGGCAAGTTTTCTGGCATGTGTTTTTTTGGGTAAGCATGATTGCTTTTTTTGTATTTATTACCCACTCCAATACTAAAATAAGCGTAGGAGGCTTAATTGTGATCTTTGTTGTTTACGGCCTGATTAACATCGGTCTGTTTTACGTTAACTTCCTGTTGTTTATTCCCTGGTATTTAAACCAGAAGAAATATCTGAGATATAATATAACCATACTTATTTTTATGCTGGTGCTCGGCTTTATTAAGTATGGGGTGGCACTGATATTTAAAGACTATATTTTGATTCGCAACAAGGGTAATCTGCATGAGGTTACCAGTTTTGGCCATTACTATATCAGCGCCTTTTTTACCAGTTTAGTTTTTGTGTTTCTGAGCACGGTGCTTAAATTTACATTAGACTGGTTTTTGAACGAAAGGATACAACGCGACCTGGAAAACCAACGCCTTAGCGCCGAACTGGCTTTTTTAAAATCGCAAATTAACCCCCACTTTTTATTTAACTCCTTAAACAGTATTTACTCGCTGGCCTACCAGCGATCAGAAACTACGCCTGATGCTATACTAAAACTCTCGGAAATTATGCGCTACATGCTGTATGAGTGCAATGATAACCGGGTTGATTTAAGTAAGGAGCTGCTATACCTGGAGAATTATATTGGCCTGCAAAAGATACGCTACGGCAATAAAGCCTTTGTTGATTTTAATGTGAACGGCATCATCAATAACCAGCAGATTGTACCGCTCCTACTGATCTCGTTTATCGAAAATGCGTTTAAGCATGGTGTAGCTAATGATCCGGCGACGCCGATACATATTAAAATGGATGTTGAACCTCATCATTTATACTTTAAAATGGAAAATAAAAAGCACCGGTTTAACAAGGATTCCGGTGGTGGTATTGGCCTTAACAATGTGAAACGCAGGCTCGATCTGTTATATCCGGGGAGATACCAATTAAAGATAGATGATGGGGAAGAAGTTTATACCAGTGAATTATCCTTAGATTTATAG
- a CDS encoding ABC transporter ATP-binding protein codes for MVISTNQLSFNYGDQQVVKSISLQVPQGSIYGFLGPNGAGKTTTIKLLLNLLHPQNGTVQIFEKDLQSNRIEILSQTGSLIEQPAIYNHLTGKENLCNRAMLLQVAVSRIDEMLELVQLKQAANKKAGQYSLGMKQRLGIALALLSDPKLIILDEPTNGLDPNGIIEIRRLLMKLVHEQGKTVFVSSHLLAEIERMATHVGIINHGSMVFQGSIEELQALSKPLIHIELNDSADAANLLNREGFTVGDVQEGNIFVPYTSKEEMGKINTLLNQNGYTVYAIGKVQKDLENLFLSITQNT; via the coding sequence ATGGTAATCAGTACCAACCAGCTCTCCTTTAACTATGGCGATCAGCAAGTCGTCAAATCCATATCACTACAGGTACCTCAAGGAAGCATTTATGGTTTCCTTGGGCCAAATGGTGCGGGTAAAACAACTACCATTAAATTGTTGCTTAACCTGTTGCACCCCCAAAACGGCACGGTACAAATTTTTGAAAAAGACCTGCAATCCAACCGGATAGAAATTCTTTCGCAAACAGGCTCGCTGATAGAGCAGCCGGCCATTTACAATCACCTCACCGGTAAAGAAAATCTTTGCAATCGGGCAATGCTATTACAAGTTGCGGTATCCCGTATTGACGAAATGCTGGAACTTGTACAACTAAAACAAGCAGCCAATAAAAAGGCCGGGCAATACTCGTTGGGGATGAAACAACGCCTCGGCATTGCGCTCGCGCTCCTCTCTGATCCTAAACTGATCATCCTGGACGAACCTACGAACGGCTTAGACCCTAACGGCATTATCGAGATAAGGCGCTTGTTGATGAAATTGGTACACGAGCAGGGCAAAACCGTTTTTGTTTCGAGCCATTTACTGGCCGAGATTGAAAGGATGGCCACCCACGTTGGCATTATCAATCATGGCAGTATGGTTTTCCAGGGAAGTATTGAGGAGCTGCAGGCATTAAGCAAGCCCCTCATCCATATTGAATTGAACGACAGCGCCGATGCCGCCAACCTGCTGAATAGAGAGGGGTTTACGGTGGGCGACGTGCAGGAAGGCAATATCTTCGTCCCCTATACATCCAAGGAAGAAATGGGTAAAATAAACACCTTGCTCAATCAAAATGGCTACACGGTTTACGCCATAGGTAAGGTACAAAAGGACCTTGAAAATTTATTTTTATCAATTACCCAAAACACCTGA
- a CDS encoding ABC transporter permease: MMKGFILSVRSEFYKSRKTLGFWCSILLPLLICLLIFMGFLTHSEKASGLPGQFLWMMYANSILNIMGLLLLPIYVIFVAYSVNSIEHKADTWKTLFSLPISKWSVYSAKYFFALFLVFLCLLLFFLFTIASGNLLNTLKPELKFNEFHMESFLGQVYFKLFLSSLGILSIQFLLSLVWSDFLKPMGIGFIGTISAIIMVTTGWQYGYLVPYAHPLLAIKGLLQRQGPGQPVLSVDLFTQEIYVSLAVALVFFIAGFFIVQKKSVK, translated from the coding sequence ATGATGAAAGGATTTATATTATCGGTACGATCTGAGTTTTATAAAAGCCGTAAAACTTTGGGTTTTTGGTGTTCCATTTTGCTGCCCTTATTAATTTGCCTGCTAATTTTTATGGGCTTTTTAACTCATAGCGAAAAAGCATCCGGCTTACCCGGGCAATTTTTATGGATGATGTATGCCAACAGCATTTTAAACATTATGGGCTTATTGCTATTGCCCATATATGTTATATTCGTAGCCTACTCTGTGAATAGCATTGAGCATAAGGCGGATACCTGGAAAACTTTATTCTCATTACCGATATCCAAATGGTCTGTATACTCAGCCAAGTACTTTTTTGCATTATTTTTGGTTTTCCTGTGCTTGTTGCTATTTTTTCTTTTTACCATCGCAAGCGGCAATTTGCTTAACACCTTAAAACCAGAACTCAAGTTTAACGAGTTTCATATGGAAAGTTTTTTAGGGCAGGTATATTTCAAATTATTTTTATCCTCGTTAGGCATCCTATCCATTCAATTTTTACTGAGCCTGGTTTGGTCTGATTTTTTAAAACCTATGGGGATAGGCTTTATAGGTACTATTTCGGCCATTATCATGGTAACCACTGGGTGGCAGTATGGTTACCTGGTGCCTTATGCACACCCACTATTGGCTATCAAGGGTTTACTGCAACGCCAGGGACCGGGGCAACCGGTGCTAAGTGTTGACTTGTTCACCCAGGAAATATACGTCAGTTTGGCTGTAGCCCTCGTCTTTTTTATAGCTGGGTTTTTTATAGTACAAAAAAAGAGCGTAAAGTAG